A region of Candidatus Schekmanbacteria bacterium DNA encodes the following proteins:
- a CDS encoding PEP-CTERM sorting domain-containing protein, with protein sequence MKIIKKNNLIQILFIIICFIFVSININAMVIDSFDTHQVISLSSPGTQSSSVTSTSGDILGNERDMTVQLISGAGVTVEADLGGFSVLDQSQNASSTASTTLTWDGIDNSPSLNPTGLGGIDITEGNNNNGVSLTVLFDDLPATIDISIYTDASNWSKYTINLPGGIYTTPQTYTALFSNFIIQSGSGADFSNVGAIEVFINGTTFGGTDMRFDNFVTLVPEPSSFLLLTIAISLSAIYVRRKK encoded by the coding sequence GTGAAGATTATAAAAAAGAACAATTTGATACAGATATTATTCATCATCATTTGCTTCATATTTGTAAGCATAAACATTAATGCAATGGTTATCGATTCATTCGACACTCATCAGGTTATCAGTTTGAGTTCACCGGGGACACAAAGCAGTTCGGTTACTTCTACCTCAGGAGATATTTTGGGAAATGAAAGAGATATGACAGTGCAGTTGATTTCAGGAGCTGGAGTAACTGTCGAAGCCGATTTAGGGGGCTTTTCAGTGTTGGATCAATCTCAGAACGCTTCAAGCACTGCAAGTACTACTTTAACTTGGGACGGCATAGACAACAGCCCTTCACTAAATCCAACAGGGCTTGGTGGAATAGATATAACAGAAGGAAACAATAATAACGGAGTATCGCTTACAGTTCTCTTTGATGATCTTCCTGCAACTATCGATATCTCAATCTATACTGATGCCTCCAATTGGTCAAAATATACAATCAATCTTCCCGGTGGTATCTATACAACACCACAAACTTATACTGCTCTTTTTTCCAATTTTATAATCCAAAGCGGCAGTGGAGCAGATTTTTCAAATGTCGGGGCAATCGAGGTCTTCATCAATGGAACGACATTCGGCGGAACAGATATGCGATTTGATAATTTTGTAACGTTAGTTCCCGAACCTTCATCATTCCTTCTTTTAACTATTGCAATTAGCCTTTCTGCGATTTATGTTAGAAGAAAAAAATAG
- a CDS encoding CAP domain-containing protein, producing the protein MCNQWNRKFLIIVFSLILLTGYSVNRVDAVKNRRNTLKVKNAFPLYEKSYRIGISASKLKSLGKYMLKLINKDRKKNGLAKVKWDSIAAKAGQKHSDEMAKGGYLSHWNKKGQKPDQRYTNAGGRDYVAENVYMHCEFSGDIALSKKRIKSAEKTFMNSAGHRANILRGTHTHVGIGIAVKNGCIFISQEFVDRFGTYGKIPKKADVGEEIIITGTLDSGVDFDFIGIYWEEKPKKMSKKKLKKTGSYSSPETFDKVTYYNKSSGVIINGQSFSLQAPVGDFGPGLYYVRIRVVKDGNDALASQRTILVK; encoded by the coding sequence ATGTGTAATCAATGGAATAGAAAATTTTTAATAATTGTATTCTCACTAATTCTTCTTACAGGATACTCTGTAAATCGAGTTGATGCAGTTAAGAATCGAAGAAATACATTAAAGGTTAAAAATGCTTTTCCCCTTTATGAAAAATCTTACCGTATTGGAATATCAGCATCTAAGCTTAAATCATTAGGTAAATATATGTTGAAGCTTATCAATAAAGACCGCAAAAAAAACGGCTTGGCAAAGGTTAAATGGGACAGTATAGCAGCAAAGGCAGGGCAGAAGCATTCAGATGAAATGGCAAAAGGAGGATATCTTTCTCACTGGAATAAAAAGGGGCAAAAACCTGACCAAAGGTATACAAATGCAGGGGGCAGAGATTATGTTGCCGAAAATGTTTATATGCATTGTGAATTTAGTGGGGATATTGCTCTTAGCAAAAAGAGAATCAAAAGCGCTGAAAAGACATTTATGAATAGTGCTGGGCATAGAGCAAATATATTGAGAGGCACTCATACTCATGTTGGCATTGGAATTGCAGTAAAGAATGGATGTATATTTATTTCACAAGAATTTGTAGACCGGTTTGGGACATATGGAAAAATTCCAAAAAAAGCTGATGTTGGAGAAGAAATTATAATAACCGGTACATTGGATAGTGGAGTCGATTTTGATTTCATAGGCATATATTGGGAGGAGAAGCCAAAAAAGATGTCAAAGAAAAAGTTGAAAAAAACAGGAAGTTATTCTTCTCCTGAAACTTTTGATAAGGTTACTTACTATAATAAATCATCAGGTGTAATTATTAATGGTCAATCCTTTTCCCTTCAAGCGCCTGTAGGGGATTTTGGTCCCGGGTTATATTATGTGAGGATAAGGGTAGTTAAAGACGGGAATGATGCGCTTGCATCTCAACGGACCATCCTTGTCAAATAG